The nucleotide window CAGCGAGCAGAACTCCCTCAGCAGCTCAGTGCATTATTGGAAACCATATCAGACATGTCCCTGTTTTGTCCTCTGCCTCTGTCCACGTGAAGCTGACTGGACAGCTTCACGTGGACATGTTGTCATGAATTAAACTGCTGGACCGTTGACATCATTGTTGGCCACTTtgcaacaacacacagaggCCAGAAGCTTGTCTACGACCCCTTTCCTCATGATAATATACAGAACCAAGTTTGCAAAAGGACTCATGTGTAAAGAGATTTCAATCATGATGCAGAGACCTCTGTCAATACTGTGTTCAGGTACcaggaaaaaaatggccaccGGCAGGAACAGCAGAGTGTAAATAAGCAGCACCAGCACCAACATGCCTACAACACGCCGTTTTTCATCAGCCGGGACCGAGACGGAGGCAGACAGAGCTCTGAGGGTCCCACCCAGGAAGAAGATGAGCAGTGGGCAGGGGAGGAGGAAAACAGTGCCCACGATGGGAAAGGTGACCTCAAAATCAGGAGAGAAAACGAGAAGCAGGAAAGGCACAAGGGCCAGGATCCAGACCATGACGCAGA belongs to Plectropomus leopardus isolate mb unplaced genomic scaffold, YSFRI_Pleo_2.0 unplaced_scaffold83321, whole genome shotgun sequence and includes:
- the LOC121940317 gene encoding mas-related G-protein coupled receptor member B1-like, which produces FLLIVFPLWYRIRWTIKTSLLVCVMVWILALVPFLLLVFSPDFEVTFPIVGTVFLLPCPLLIFFLGGTLRALSASVSVPADEKRRVVGMLVLVLLIYTLLFLPVAIFFLVPEHSIDRGLCIMIEISLHMSPFANLVLYIIMRKGVVDKLLASVCCCKVANNDVNGPAV